AATTATTATTTATGAGCTTTGTGCTGTTTGTTGTATTACAGTGGCTTGCTTGGTGTGCGTGACGTCTTGTCCGCTCCCCCTCTTTCTGTCGGAtagatacctaggtagctcATGGGAATATGCAAATGCTCTTTTTATTCTGATCCATCTCTCCCAACTAGTGATGTTGAGCGCGTGCATTTCAAGAGAGTGGTAGTTTTCAGTTGTTGCGAATAACTCGGTTACATCAccaatgtctggtacaaAGTAGATACTCGCTCATGGCTGTTAGTAACGTCCACGTCTCCTTGCGCTTCATGTCTTCCTGCAGAGCGATCCTCTCCAGCGCACACCGGCCGTCGAAGTACTTGCACATGACGGACCATGCGGCTTTGAccttgtcgtccttgagGCGGCGCGCAATGGCGGACAGGTAGCGCGACTCTTTGCCCGTGGCCTTCTTCGCATCGAGGATGATGTGCGGCGTCAGCCCGGCGAGATGGGGGCTGTCGTTGACGGAGGGCCGGCTTGTCGGGATGGGGGGTGTTTTGCGTGCGTGCGCCGTCGCCTTGTCGGCTGCTTCGCGGTGGGCTTTCATGGCGATGCGTTCGAGGCGCGCCATTTCCGCGGCGTGTTGGGCCGTGGAGGTTGGTGCTGGGACGCGGGTCTTGGGACTGGGTTCATCGCCGGCTCCGGGTAGGGGTTCGGCGGGATCGGGGTCGTCTTGGGTTGTTAGTtcttggttggtggttggggGAGCAGCATAGGTTGGCGATGGGGAGGGCTGGTCATCGTTGCGGTTGTTGTCTTGTGCTGTCgctgtcgccgccgccgccgccgcgagcTCCTCGGCTTCCATGACATATTCTACTTCGTACAGGATCTCGGGCCACACGACAACGTAGGCGAATGTGCAGAGCTGTGTCACCCATCCCCCTCGCAAGAGCCACGCCAACATGCGGAGGTACAGAGGGCGGTGCGGCTTGCTGGGGCAGAAGGTCTTGTAGGGCCGCGGTGTGTAAGATAATTCCGAGAGAAAGTTGGGCAGCGGCGGTGCCAGCGGGAACGCGCGTTGCCATTCAGCTGCGTCTTTGGGGAGGCGGCTAAGATCGCAATTAGGCGACACTATGTAAACATCTCTGGCGTGTAGAGGTGGTATGGCAATGGCCCGGCGCCAGAATATGAAGTGCTGAGCATACTTGcggacttggctggctgtgaGGACGTTGCTTTGCCCGACCTGGTAGAATCTGAGGAGGTATCAGGATGGGTTTTCTTTGTTTATTATATACTCACGGTTAGGAAAGGGGGACATACGACATGGTGGGTTTGGCTAGACGGGCAAATTCAATCATGGACACTGTTGTTGGGTCTCTATCGGCTTGGAGCTCAGCTACGACTTTTTTCTCATCTTCCAGCAGGAGCAGGGCAAAGTTTTTGTCCAGAAACTCCGGGTCGTCTAGTTGTTCGTGGCTGAGGAAAGAGTTGGCCGTCGTTAGCCAGAGACCATGCTGGCTGTGGTCATGGTCTGCTGGGAGGTCGGAAACGAAGAAAGGCGCTGGAATCTGTACCGATGGAGTCAAAACTCCCGCCGGTGTGTCTAGGTGAAGCGTTGCAATCTTATTGCGAGACACGGCTTCGTATATATCGTGTACAGATGCTGCTAGC
The Metarhizium brunneum chromosome 7, complete sequence genome window above contains:
- the npr3 gene encoding Nitrogen permease regulator 3; amino-acid sequence: MSSITSENFLAVALIINRSRDGPAFVFHYPPDVQPVTNHPKQPVESTDEDGDILLQRLAQPMSRDITATDGGGSKHRHHDGHLMTETGSQVVPWERVAGFPTRDLASILTPARSYHKKLFQLSLDPVHCISYPIHVPENGKWKRHKKSNKAKAPRLSEENLAPHETEPPTPSVVISSESARDKDGKKDDVDEEKRSSMTMFNLVFILNPKKSEDKELVDALYHNVVKKVNKAYKYSQQHCEFVWKESKRILLAKDRAREDEKSMNVLWKELLEMSSLAASVHDIYEAVSRNKIATLHLDTPAGVLTPSVQIPAPFFVSDLPADHDHSQHGLWLTTANSFLSHEQLDDPEFLDKNFALLLLEDEKKVVAELQADRDPTTVSMIEFARLAKPTMSFYQVGQSNVLTASQVRKYAQHFIFWRRAIAIPPLHARDVYIVSPNCDLSRLPKDAAEWQRAFPLAPPLPNFLSELSYTPRPYKTFCPSKPHRPLYLRMLAWLLRGGWVTQLCTFAYVVVWPEILYEVEYVMEAEELAAAAAATATAQDNNRNDDQPSPSPTYAAPPTTNQELTTQDDPDPAEPLPGAGDEPSPKTRVPAPTSTAQHAAEMARLERIAMKAHREAADKATAHARKTPPIPTSRPSVNDSPHLAGLTPHIILDAKKATGKESRYLSAIARRLKDDKVKAAWSVMCKYFDGRCALERIALQEDMKRKETWTLLTAMSEYLLCTRHW